TGAAGCAAGCTGTTTATAAAAATATCCAAGACTCTGCTCTTAAAAAAACGAATACTACTGTTTTTATAGTAGTGGTTGCTTTTTTATTTCTATCAAATTCAGTTTTTGCTCAGCTTATTCCTTCTGTTGTATTAAAGGATGCTGATAAAGAATATGTCATTACACACCAACTTGGTTTGTACGAAGAAGTAGTAGAAAATTCAAATAAAAAAGAAACAATAGAAACTATTCAAGCTAAAGAGTTTAAAATAGTGGGAAAAGATATTGTAACTCTAAATAAAGGAGCTCACATTATGTGGGTCAAAATACCTTTACAAAACAATTCTGAACTCAAAAAATGGTATTTAGAAATTGGAAACGGACTAGCTGACATTGATGTATTTATTCCAATAGAAAATAATACTACCAATTCCTTCAAAAAAACTTCTTTAGGTTTTTCACTGCCATTTGAAAAACGATTTATTCAAACCAATGTATTTTTAATTCCTCTTGAATTACCTAAAAATCAGAAAAAAACAATCTATTTACGCATAGAAAGTGATTATTTTCAAGCTCCTTTTCGCATTGCTCCTATTGAATTTTATCTTGAAAGGGATCATAAAGTGGATTTAGCTGAGGGGATTTACTATGGTTTTGTGATTGTAATGGTATTATATAATTTATTTATTTTCTTTACAATTAAAGAAAAAGGATATTTATATTATTTAAGTTATTTATTGTTTCTTGGTTTGGCGATGTCGCAACTAAGAGGACATTTGTTTGAGTTTTTTCTATTTGATTTTCCTTTTCTAAATCACTATGCTCCTGTTATTCATTCTTTATCAGGAACATTTGCAAGTTTATTCTTGATAGACTTTCTAAATACAAAGAAGAATTCACGCTTTTTTCATATTACACTACATATTGTCTTAGCTACTTTTTTGTTAGGTTTACTAGTAAGTTTATTAGGCTTTAAACCTCTTGCATCACTTATCAACCAAATTGTTGCAGGTTTATCTACCATAAATGCTTTGGCTGCTGCTATTTTTATTTATTATAAAGGGTATAAACCAGCTAAATATATTATTGTAGGATGGACATTTTATTTAATAGGAACACTTTTATTTGTTTTAGCAGGAGCAGAGATAATTCCTTATAATGATGTTAC
This is a stretch of genomic DNA from Bernardetia sp. MNP-M8. It encodes these proteins:
- a CDS encoding 7TM diverse intracellular signaling domain-containing protein, whose translation is MKQAVYKNIQDSALKKTNTTVFIVVVAFLFLSNSVFAQLIPSVVLKDADKEYVITHQLGLYEEVVENSNKKETIETIQAKEFKIVGKDIVTLNKGAHIMWVKIPLQNNSELKKWYLEIGNGLADIDVFIPIENNTTNSFKKTSLGFSLPFEKRFIQTNVFLIPLELPKNQKKTIYLRIESDYFQAPFRIAPIEFYLERDHKVDLAEGIYYGFVIVMVLYNLFIFFTIKEKGYLYYLSYLLFLGLAMSQLRGHLFEFFLFDFPFLNHYAPVIHSLSGTFASLFLIDFLNTKKNSRFFHITLHIVLATFLLGLLVSLLGFKPLASLINQIVAGLSTINALAAAIFIYYKGYKPAKYIIVGWTFYLIGTLLFVLAGAEIIPYNDVTSNGILFGSAIEMILLSVALAAKIDFYKKGQEKLQEEVLEASERHRELVENQNKKLEERVVERTEELNVVNEELSVNLERLHEQNLVIEKKNQDITSSITYAKRIQDAMLPSLEEIKSVFSNSFVFFKPKDIVSGDFYYFKQVNQKIIIGAVDCTGHGVPGAFMSLIGNDLLNEIVENKSVTKASHVLDKLNQGVIKALRQTDTQVRDGMDAAICVYDLDTQILEYSGAKNPLIYVENGEVNIIKADRQSIGGSLIKNQFNKKPFTTHTIDLKQNPNISFYLFTDGFQDQFGGENDKKFTTKRFRNTLLECSRLPFSEQKSFLKNTLTDWMGNKTQQIDDILIFGFKPSQMN